In Desulfosediminicola ganghwensis, a single window of DNA contains:
- a CDS encoding Glu/Leu/Phe/Val family dehydrogenase → MDELIRFADELGPAKILHVYEPKSGLKAILVVDNVAAGPSIGGIRMAEDVSVEECFRLARAMTLKNISAGLPHGGGKVVIYGDPKMDKTKKEVIMRALANSLRDIKEYVLAPDMGTNEECMAWIHDEEPRVVGKPAELGGIPLDQIGATGWGLFHAIDVTAEHCGLELDGATFVVQGYGAVGRHAAQFLAEKGAVMVGVSDSGGAITNPKGIDIKTLGALKDRGKGVLQYSQAESIHPEELLAITCDIWIPAARPDVINDNNVSLMQTRIVAQGANIPCTEKAERYLHQKGVFCLPDFIVNAGGVICAATEYRGAGELQAMERIKHTLRSNTREILMRSKERSIPLRMAADEFARERLLKIMATRRWSII, encoded by the coding sequence ATGGATGAACTTATTCGATTTGCAGATGAATTGGGACCTGCCAAGATTCTCCATGTCTATGAGCCCAAGTCAGGGTTGAAAGCGATTTTGGTGGTAGACAATGTGGCAGCGGGCCCATCCATCGGTGGTATCCGCATGGCTGAGGATGTGAGCGTCGAAGAATGCTTCCGACTGGCAAGAGCCATGACCCTGAAAAACATTTCGGCAGGTCTACCTCACGGTGGTGGCAAGGTTGTGATCTATGGCGACCCCAAGATGGACAAAACAAAGAAAGAAGTGATAATGCGTGCTCTGGCAAACAGTCTCCGTGATATCAAAGAATACGTGCTGGCACCGGACATGGGTACAAACGAAGAGTGCATGGCCTGGATCCACGATGAAGAACCCCGTGTTGTCGGTAAACCGGCTGAGTTGGGCGGTATCCCGCTCGATCAGATTGGAGCCACTGGCTGGGGTCTTTTCCATGCGATTGATGTCACCGCCGAACATTGCGGACTGGAACTTGACGGCGCCACATTTGTGGTTCAGGGATATGGCGCTGTAGGGCGGCATGCTGCCCAGTTTCTGGCAGAAAAAGGTGCTGTGATGGTCGGTGTCTCCGATTCGGGAGGGGCGATAACCAATCCTAAAGGTATCGATATTAAAACCCTTGGTGCATTGAAAGACAGGGGAAAAGGAGTACTGCAGTATTCCCAGGCAGAATCTATACACCCCGAAGAGTTGCTGGCAATAACCTGCGATATCTGGATACCCGCCGCACGCCCGGATGTGATCAACGACAACAACGTCAGCCTCATGCAGACCAGGATCGTTGCGCAAGGGGCAAATATTCCCTGTACAGAAAAGGCCGAACGCTATCTTCACCAGAAAGGTGTCTTCTGCCTGCCTGATTTCATCGTCAACGCAGGCGGGGTGATCTGCGCCGCCACCGAATATCGGGGTGCAGGTGAGTTACAGGCCATGGAAAGGATCAAGCATACCCTCAGGTCAAATACCAGAGAGATCCTGATGCGCTCAAAAGAGCGCTCTATTCCTCTGAGGATGGCAGCCGATGAGTTCGCCAGGGAAAGGCTCTTGAAAATCATGGCCACCAGACGCTGGTCTATTATCTGA
- the pdhA gene encoding pyruvate dehydrogenase (acetyl-transferring) E1 component subunit alpha → MPRTAITLTETIEHLSVLNEHGEVDTDLEPEISQDTLLELYRAMLLGRRFDERMLDLQRQGRIGTFPPIKGQEAAQMGSIIHLKESDWLVPAFRETAAEIWRGRSLESVLLYYNGFNEGTIIPEQQKDMPMSVPVGSQILHATGIGYGAKYRKNGEIVMTYFGDGATSEGDFHEGLNCAAVYQVPVVFICQNNQWAISIPLKQQTRSETIAQKALAYGMPGIQVDGNDILAVYVATQEAVQRARNGGGPTLIECVTYRVMMHTTADDPSRYRSDEEVEKWKLKCPLSRFEKYLQQKNILNDTNCEEIESLVLDRIQTAIHKAEQQMAAPPDPLDMFDHLFEKLPPHITRQKEEVLRYLNSLKTGNRREGEHNG, encoded by the coding sequence ATGCCACGCACAGCAATAACCCTTACCGAAACAATAGAACATCTTTCAGTACTCAATGAGCATGGAGAAGTCGATACCGATCTTGAGCCTGAAATTTCACAAGACACCCTGCTGGAACTTTACAGGGCCATGCTGCTTGGTCGACGTTTTGATGAGAGGATGCTCGATCTGCAACGACAGGGAAGAATTGGCACATTCCCCCCCATTAAGGGACAGGAAGCTGCCCAGATGGGTTCGATCATACATCTCAAGGAGAGCGATTGGCTGGTTCCTGCCTTCCGGGAAACTGCGGCGGAAATCTGGCGCGGCAGGTCACTGGAGAGCGTTTTGCTTTATTATAACGGCTTTAACGAAGGCACCATTATCCCGGAACAGCAGAAGGATATGCCCATGTCTGTGCCGGTCGGTTCACAAATTCTCCATGCGACGGGCATTGGCTACGGGGCAAAGTACAGAAAGAATGGTGAGATCGTCATGACCTATTTCGGGGATGGCGCCACCTCTGAGGGTGACTTCCACGAAGGCCTGAACTGTGCTGCCGTGTATCAGGTACCGGTGGTGTTTATCTGCCAGAACAACCAGTGGGCCATCTCTATTCCACTCAAGCAACAGACCCGCTCCGAAACCATTGCCCAGAAGGCACTGGCCTACGGAATGCCAGGTATACAGGTTGATGGCAACGATATTCTCGCCGTCTATGTCGCAACGCAGGAAGCGGTTCAACGGGCGCGCAATGGCGGGGGGCCCACCCTGATCGAATGCGTCACCTACCGAGTGATGATGCACACTACCGCAGATGATCCCAGCCGCTACCGTTCGGACGAGGAAGTGGAGAAATGGAAATTGAAATGCCCGCTAAGCCGCTTTGAAAAATATCTGCAACAGAAAAACATACTCAACGACACCAACTGCGAGGAAATCGAATCGCTGGTGCTGGACCGGATACAGACGGCGATCCATAAAGCTGAACAACAGATGGCTGCCCCCCCCGACCCACTCGACATGTTCGACCACCTCTTCGAAAAACTGCCTCCACACATAACCAGACAAAAAGAGGAAGTGTTACGATACCTGAACTCTCTTAAAACCGGGAACAGGCGAGAAGGTGAACATAATGGCTAA
- a CDS encoding alpha-ketoacid dehydrogenase subunit beta gives MAKMTMVQALNLALRQEMAKDDSVLILGQDVGPDGGVFRVTDTLIDDFGPERVIDTPLAEAAIAGMAIGMAVYGLKPVCEIQFSGFAYQNFHQIENHAARMRWRSQGRLNVPMVMRAPYGGGVRALEHHSESREAYWAHTPGLKMVIPSGPRNARALLVAAIRDPDPVIFYEPKALYRAFREEVPEQEESMEIGRSQCIREGDDLTMIAYGAMIPPAMEAAKELEKLGISAEVIDLLTISPLDDSVMIESIKKTGHGVIVHEAPQSFGAGAEIISRLMEGAFYYLEAPLVRVTGYDIIIPYFSREKAYMPDVQRILAAARATLNN, from the coding sequence ATGGCTAAAATGACGATGGTACAGGCCCTCAACCTGGCGCTGAGGCAGGAAATGGCCAAAGACGACAGCGTACTCATCCTGGGCCAGGATGTCGGCCCCGATGGCGGTGTCTTCCGGGTGACGGACACGCTCATTGATGATTTTGGTCCCGAAAGAGTGATAGACACCCCGCTGGCCGAAGCAGCCATAGCCGGAATGGCGATCGGTATGGCAGTCTACGGCCTGAAACCCGTCTGTGAAATACAGTTTTCCGGCTTTGCCTACCAGAACTTTCATCAGATCGAAAATCATGCCGCCAGAATGCGCTGGCGCAGCCAGGGCAGACTCAACGTACCAATGGTCATGCGTGCACCGTATGGCGGCGGCGTACGGGCCCTGGAGCACCACTCAGAAAGCCGCGAAGCCTACTGGGCGCATACCCCGGGCCTGAAGATGGTGATCCCATCCGGTCCCCGCAATGCCAGGGCCTTGCTGGTTGCGGCAATCCGTGATCCGGACCCTGTCATTTTTTATGAGCCCAAAGCCCTTTACCGTGCTTTTCGCGAGGAAGTTCCCGAGCAAGAAGAATCCATGGAAATCGGGCGTTCGCAGTGTATCAGGGAAGGCGATGACCTGACCATGATCGCCTACGGGGCAATGATTCCGCCTGCAATGGAGGCCGCCAAGGAACTAGAGAAACTTGGCATCAGCGCGGAGGTTATCGATCTGCTGACAATTTCGCCGCTTGATGACTCTGTTATGATCGAGTCGATCAAAAAGACCGGCCATGGGGTAATCGTGCATGAAGCCCCCCAAAGTTTCGGGGCTGGCGCCGAGATCATCAGCCGTTTGATGGAAGGAGCATTTTATTACCTCGAAGCACCGCTTGTACGTGTTACCGGTTACGACATCATCATCCCCTACTTCAGTCGCGAAAAAGCATATATGCCCGATGTACAGCGAATCCTTGCGGCTGCTCGGGCCACATTGAACAACTAA
- a CDS encoding response regulator, with protein MTAVQILLVDAEARFIEMLQPILEHHGYACEKAVTGAEAIHLLKSRSFDLALLDIDLPDISGCEVAKYIADTCPQTIAIMLTGGGTVQEAVQAMKLGAYDFLHKPLNHELLLQTLEKAVEHNRLKTELQNSEYRFRVLAEGAWEGIVIHKEGKIVEANRPFHQMFGFDTEESLKGVDVARLLQPEFGGKLPTCPDERAEGVCAVTMCRPDGRELPVEAKALEIVYQEQPMQVWVLRDMTRRLQVEQEKLELQSKLAAAEKLNALGLMAGSVAHDLNNILTGVVSYPDLLLRQMDNSNPFYSQIEKIREAGKRAAAVVSDLMTITRGRNQPKSIQNPNALIKNYLESLEHTERLTHFPGAEVKTSLHPEVANLCCSPQHLHKLLLNLIGNALEAIGPEGTVKVSTDNCSVKHPLHNSPGSVGSSFVKLTVADDGPGISDEDLVQIFDPFYSTKFMGKSGTGLGLSVVWNIVQDHGGWIEVHNTHPGARFDVYLPASAESVREVSVIGGSVKSRRGERILVVDDQVEQNEIFEAALGKLGYTTHSLTSGEAAIKFLRENRVDLLMIDILMGKGLNGRETLEVILKEWPEQKVIVVSGYARQEEFLKCRELGVNVFLEKPVTLADMDSAVSTVLNS; from the coding sequence ATGACTGCAGTTCAAATTTTACTGGTGGATGCTGAAGCCCGTTTTATTGAGATGCTGCAGCCTATCCTGGAGCACCATGGCTACGCCTGTGAAAAGGCAGTTACCGGTGCAGAGGCAATTCACCTGCTAAAATCCAGATCATTCGACCTGGCGTTGCTCGATATAGATCTGCCGGATATTTCAGGCTGTGAGGTGGCTAAATATATTGCTGACACCTGCCCACAGACAATTGCGATCATGCTCACCGGCGGTGGCACTGTTCAGGAAGCGGTACAGGCCATGAAGCTTGGCGCTTATGACTTCCTGCATAAACCATTGAACCATGAACTTCTCTTGCAGACCCTGGAAAAGGCGGTTGAGCATAATCGCCTGAAGACCGAACTCCAAAACAGTGAATACCGTTTCAGGGTACTGGCCGAAGGTGCCTGGGAAGGGATCGTCATCCATAAAGAAGGGAAAATCGTTGAGGCAAACAGACCGTTTCACCAGATGTTCGGTTTTGATACCGAAGAGTCGCTCAAGGGGGTTGACGTTGCACGCTTGCTGCAGCCTGAGTTTGGAGGAAAGCTCCCCACCTGCCCGGACGAAAGGGCAGAAGGAGTGTGTGCGGTCACGATGTGCAGACCTGATGGCAGGGAACTGCCGGTGGAGGCGAAAGCACTGGAAATCGTTTACCAGGAGCAGCCAATGCAGGTCTGGGTGCTGCGGGACATGACCCGGCGGTTGCAGGTCGAGCAGGAAAAACTTGAGTTGCAGAGTAAACTTGCAGCGGCTGAAAAACTTAACGCCCTTGGTCTCATGGCCGGTTCCGTCGCCCATGATCTGAACAATATCCTGACAGGAGTGGTGAGTTATCCTGATTTGCTGCTGCGGCAGATGGATAACAGCAATCCGTTTTATTCTCAGATAGAGAAGATCCGCGAAGCGGGGAAGAGAGCAGCCGCAGTGGTATCCGATCTTATGACCATAACCCGTGGCCGCAATCAGCCGAAAAGCATCCAGAATCCCAATGCACTCATAAAGAACTACCTCGAGTCACTGGAACACACGGAGCGACTCACCCATTTTCCAGGTGCGGAGGTGAAGACCAGCTTGCATCCGGAGGTGGCGAATCTGTGCTGCTCTCCACAACACCTCCATAAGCTGTTGCTTAACCTGATCGGCAATGCTCTTGAGGCTATTGGCCCGGAAGGTACTGTAAAAGTGAGTACCGATAATTGCTCAGTCAAACATCCCCTGCACAATTCGCCGGGGTCTGTGGGAAGCTCATTTGTTAAATTGACGGTTGCCGATGATGGACCTGGAATAAGTGACGAAGACCTCGTACAGATATTTGATCCTTTCTACTCGACCAAGTTCATGGGCAAAAGCGGTACAGGTCTCGGTTTGTCTGTGGTGTGGAATATCGTACAGGATCATGGTGGCTGGATCGAGGTGCATAACACACATCCCGGCGCGAGGTTTGATGTTTACCTGCCGGCTTCGGCAGAGAGTGTACGCGAGGTCTCGGTTATTGGCGGCTCGGTGAAATCGAGAAGAGGAGAGCGGATTCTGGTCGTTGATGATCAAGTCGAGCAGAACGAGATCTTTGAAGCTGCCCTGGGGAAACTTGGTTATACCACTCACTCGCTTACCAGTGGTGAAGCCGCTATAAAGTTTTTGCGGGAGAACAGGGTTGACCTGTTGATGATCGATATACTTATGGGGAAGGGCCTCAATGGGCGCGAGACCCTGGAGGTTATCCTCAAGGAGTGGCCGGAACAGAAAGTCATTGTAGTGAGTGGTTATGCCCGACAGGAGGAGTTTCTGAAATGCAGGGAACTTGGGGT
- a CDS encoding dihydrolipoamide acetyltransferase family protein — translation MTSSFRLPDLGEGVHEAEILAVAVTEGQKVAEGDLILEVETDKAAVEIPSPTTGTVTEIHVTQGEIAKVGDILITFDGSAATDEAEPAKISVEQEAVQGAEPAREPAADTRAEARERQATVQHPPDRPVPAAPSTRRLARELGVDLHQVSPTGPNGIVTAEDVRNFAQSGGSVNLDQNKMVLQTASEHCASFLPVEPLPDFSQFGEVERQPFRSIRRATAIRMSASWSQIPHVNCQDIVDITRLEEFRQRHKDIIRANGGRLTMTVFALKAVATALKAYPHFNASLDLPKQEIIIKKYFHIGVAVDTEHGLMVPVIRDVDRKSIKELSVELHEAINRARERKSGREELIGGSFTITNAGAIGGSHFSAIINYPEIAILGLGQSRMQPAVITEGGKMQIVPRLQMPIVLCFDHRVADGADAIRFMQVIIKALEDPDELLISMI, via the coding sequence ATGACCTCATCATTTCGGTTGCCTGATCTGGGCGAAGGAGTTCATGAAGCGGAGATTCTTGCCGTGGCCGTAACAGAGGGTCAGAAGGTTGCGGAAGGAGATCTCATCCTTGAAGTTGAAACAGATAAAGCCGCGGTTGAAATCCCCTCTCCCACCACCGGTACGGTAACGGAAATTCATGTCACACAGGGGGAAATCGCCAAAGTCGGGGATATTCTCATCACCTTTGACGGATCAGCAGCAACCGACGAGGCAGAGCCAGCAAAGATAAGCGTTGAACAGGAAGCTGTGCAGGGGGCTGAGCCGGCTCGCGAACCTGCCGCTGACACCAGGGCTGAAGCCCGGGAACGTCAGGCAACAGTGCAGCACCCTCCCGACCGACCGGTTCCGGCCGCCCCATCCACCAGGAGGCTGGCCCGAGAGCTTGGGGTCGATCTGCATCAGGTATCCCCCACCGGGCCCAATGGTATTGTCACTGCAGAAGATGTCCGTAATTTTGCTCAATCCGGTGGATCGGTCAATTTGGACCAGAATAAAATGGTTCTCCAGACAGCATCCGAGCACTGCGCCTCATTTCTGCCCGTTGAACCACTGCCGGACTTCAGCCAATTCGGGGAGGTTGAACGCCAACCGTTCCGGTCCATTCGTCGCGCAACCGCCATCCGCATGTCCGCATCCTGGTCACAGATCCCCCATGTCAATTGCCAGGACATCGTGGACATTACCCGCCTGGAAGAATTCCGACAGCGTCATAAAGATATAATCCGGGCCAACGGCGGCAGATTGACCATGACCGTTTTCGCTTTAAAAGCCGTTGCAACAGCCCTGAAAGCCTATCCCCACTTCAACGCCAGCCTTGATCTGCCTAAACAGGAGATCATCATCAAAAAATATTTTCATATCGGTGTGGCGGTGGATACGGAGCATGGTCTGATGGTACCGGTGATACGCGATGTCGACCGAAAGAGCATCAAGGAGTTATCTGTTGAGCTGCACGAAGCGATCAACAGGGCACGTGAACGAAAGTCGGGCCGGGAGGAGTTAATCGGCGGCTCCTTCACCATTACCAACGCAGGGGCCATAGGCGGCAGCCATTTCTCGGCAATCATCAACTATCCGGAAATTGCAATTCTCGGCCTTGGCCAGAGCAGGATGCAACCAGCGGTAATCACCGAGGGCGGTAAAATGCAGATCGTACCGCGCCTGCAAATGCCCATTGTGCTCTGCTTTGACCATCGTGTGGCAGACGGAGCCGACGCCATACGCTTTATGCAGGTAATCATAAAAGCTCTGGAAGATCCCGACGAACTTCTCATTTCGATGATATAG
- the lpdA gene encoding dihydrolipoyl dehydrogenase, whose product MVMGDMEMKVDVAIIGNGPGGYGAAFRAADLGLDVAMIDPRPEPGGVCLHHGCIPSKTFLFLAELILDARRAASMGVRFAEPEIDLTAMRGWKNQVIENMVSGLIGLSDKRGVQLVTGTARFENANSIKLEGAEVSRISFNHCIIATGSVPIDFPGTTPGSRIMSSAGALALNDIPEELFIIGGGYVGLELGTVYAALGSQVSLAELQDRLLPGVDADLVAPLHKQLTRLFGEIHLKTRITELTEHDDHVAVRFVTPEGEEARQFDRVLVAIGRKPVSQDLGLEHTAVVVDDRGYIQVDDQQRTAEKNIFAVGDVAGGMMLAHTATREGRIAAEVIAGINSSFDVRAIPAVVYTDPQIAWCGLTEEQAKAENITVSVEKFPWKYSGRAHTMGTTDGVTKILANPEDGRILGVGITGRDTEGLISEGVLAIEMGALAEDLALSLHPHPTLSETEGEAAEIFQGSPTHMLPKKRT is encoded by the coding sequence ATGGTAATGGGCGATATGGAGATGAAGGTAGATGTGGCGATCATCGGCAATGGCCCTGGCGGCTACGGTGCAGCCTTTCGCGCAGCAGACCTCGGCCTCGATGTGGCGATGATCGATCCCAGGCCCGAACCTGGTGGAGTGTGTCTGCACCATGGTTGCATTCCCTCCAAGACCTTCTTATTTCTGGCAGAGCTCATTCTTGATGCCAGACGCGCAGCCTCCATGGGAGTCAGATTCGCTGAACCGGAGATAGATCTTACGGCCATGCGGGGCTGGAAGAATCAGGTTATCGAAAACATGGTCAGCGGTCTGATCGGTCTCAGCGACAAACGCGGAGTGCAGCTTGTCACCGGCACCGCCCGTTTTGAAAATGCCAATTCCATTAAATTAGAGGGTGCTGAGGTTAGCCGGATCAGTTTTAACCACTGCATAATCGCCACCGGCTCAGTTCCCATCGACTTTCCAGGCACAACCCCAGGCAGCAGGATAATGAGCTCAGCAGGAGCTCTTGCCCTCAACGATATTCCGGAGGAGTTGTTCATCATTGGCGGCGGCTATGTCGGTCTGGAGCTGGGTACCGTCTACGCGGCTCTGGGCAGTCAGGTCAGCCTGGCCGAATTGCAGGATCGCCTGCTTCCCGGGGTGGATGCTGACCTGGTGGCCCCTCTCCACAAGCAACTCACCAGGCTGTTCGGCGAAATTCACCTCAAAACCAGAATAACAGAGCTTACAGAACATGACGACCATGTAGCGGTTCGCTTCGTCACTCCCGAAGGTGAAGAGGCACGGCAATTTGACCGGGTGCTGGTTGCCATTGGCAGAAAACCTGTCTCACAGGACCTGGGTCTGGAGCACACTGCGGTAGTGGTGGATGATCGTGGCTATATCCAGGTTGATGATCAGCAACGCACTGCCGAGAAAAATATCTTCGCGGTCGGCGATGTAGCCGGCGGCATGATGCTGGCCCATACCGCAACGCGGGAGGGTCGTATCGCGGCAGAAGTCATCGCCGGCATCAACTCTTCTTTCGATGTCCGCGCCATCCCGGCCGTGGTCTACACCGACCCGCAGATAGCCTGGTGCGGTCTCACCGAAGAACAGGCCAAAGCTGAAAACATAACCGTTTCAGTGGAAAAATTCCCCTGGAAATACTCGGGTCGGGCCCACACCATGGGCACCACCGACGGCGTAACCAAAATTCTGGCCAACCCTGAGGATGGCAGAATTTTAGGTGTCGGCATCACCGGGCGTGACACCGAGGGGCTCATCTCAGAGGGAGTGCTGGCCATCGAAATGGGCGCACTGGCCGAAGATTTGGCCTTGAGCCTGCACCCACACCCTACACTAAGCGAAACAGAGGGCGAAGCAGCGGAGATCTTCCAGGGCAGCCCGACCCACATGTTGCCCAAGAAGCGCACGTAA